One genomic segment of Scomber japonicus isolate fScoJap1 chromosome 23, fScoJap1.pri, whole genome shotgun sequence includes these proteins:
- the bltp3b gene encoding UHRF1-binding protein 1-like isoform X1 yields the protein MLTFSPSPQGHKYSRTSSPSAAKTNWLHSDRFAKNLSPDKINLSTLKGEGQLTNLELDEEVLQSLLDLPTWLAINRVCCNKAAIRIPWTKLKTHPISLTLDKVEMEMSTCDEPRPPNGPSPIATASGQSEYGFAEKVVEGMSLSINSIVIRISAKAFNASFELSQLQVYSVNTSWSISDLRFTRIQDPQRGEILTFKEISWQMIRIEADAIQSAEHEMLSAPIRLITNQSKIRVTLKRRIKDCNVVASKLILVLDDLLWVLTDSQLKAMVQYAKSLSEAMEKSAQQRKSMATEDQVSSTPPSAQQVRTQQASTAADQSATMAKLFSAYDVCETSHHLQITHLDLHICDDIHATDKVVNKRITGGAMQLSFSSITLDYYPFHRAGDSCAHWMHYSEATKAREGWARSLLDEFKSNMEMLKTAVRDQQGPAPGQGSPQHGKISTSSSTSFSPPPQSPKTQLMSSSVVLRMADFSIYQVSTADQRRSSPKAMISCNKKSLYLPSEMPAIHVEFTEYYFPDGKDYPIPCPNLYAQLNALQLVLDPRSLVWLNLFALDLRQSLEQFMEIYKLNDSQKPDEHVDIKVDGLMLKLVIPTDRDPSCPPDLPRSISVQTSEMVATNTRHPANCTRSHLEALLQSFQEEAFFSSSFFSFPRSSSSSPLLHPVFQHHAHEQDTRLHDIYRGLVVPTMGASALKMPAATDFWALHFAQFWVDYEGTRGGKGRPQPFVDSFPLTVWACQPAKLLQHQKKLRDDAGLGIPRSTSVEAVGRLQRKRLLKEYYSTESAPTSSQSNNATLPPSNGLHKPLSLENLPSSSPSSLASSSTDADIHVLVHIQKHLSAQVSHRQYVFLMHLQRSIKALQQTLQQDLEEMGSKRDRKDPSQHSADHQPFTVCLGLLLKSAEVSLLLKPVTQPEGSRSPLGSELSPSESRGTLEPGNDVGEGTEKSEKGGEGAGSGACTVDQLLCGEGSESRATQGPAPLLPTSTPTTRPDSNHKASLEERTSTKNSGKWNSDEGGEVGADGLAGGDAMVTGLDSKPQSDMLSDPLCNQDWSDKDKAAAGKMPQSISSGRLMRDRSQSSFSVSYKNMKKSPSLQSLDNISIDSYLMEDGDNYSLLERDDVSISGFKDAISEQSATESGAEAVTGHEQEGGVSPDTVSATSQSIDEPTKDIVSVLVLKVQSVCVGMEVLGESTAVALEVGRVTPSQLGNVSLRQYLSNRSLGMVCSVPIPAQSSQAGGDISSASVKGYHSPEVRARLESGPCAAAHSPLAERNGFLQLRLHGYRASFLMSTLQNLAHFLEDDSAPQVLPMEISVRDTHVNLKDDGPRDNPSDSTPITLHVDSLVIHRRDDGSFSIGVEDAAEAKPRKEGALIDSSLSPVPEAAGGITKATQTQTQAQAPPPTPPPTTPPPSSREKMLIEENECLKVELSRAKMALAEAQMEKDSLLHRMKSLKFSTS from the exons TGAATATGGCTTTGCCGAGAAGGTGGTGGAGGGGATGTCCCTGTCCATAAACTCCATAGTGATCAGGATCAGTGCCAAGGCCTTTAACGCCTCCTTCGAGCTCTCCCAGCTGCAGGTCTACAGCGTCAACACCAGCTGGAGCATCAGTGACCTGCGATTCACTCGCATCCAGGACCCTCAGAGGGGAGAG ATCCTGACGTTTAAGGAGATCAGCTGGCAGATGATCCGTATCGAGGCTGATGCTATTCAGAGTGCTGAGCACGAGATGTTGAGCGCCCCCATCCGCCTCATCACCAACCAGTCCAAGATACGAGTCACTCTCAAGAGACGG ATTAAGGACTGTAACGTGGTGGCTTCCAAGCTGATCCTGGTCCTTGACGACCTGCTGTGGGTGCTGACCGACTCCCAGCTCAAAGCCATGGTGCAGTATGCCAAGTCCCTCAGCGAGGCCATGGAAAAGTCAGCACAGCAGAGGAAGAGCATGGCCACAGAGGACCAG GTGTCGTCGACGCCCCCATCAGCCCAGCAGGTACGCACCCAGCAGGCATCCACAGCTGCTGATCAGAGCGCGACAATGGCGAAGCTGTTCAGCGCCTACGACGTATGTGAGACTTCCCACCACCTTCAGATCACACACCTGGACCTGCACATCTGTGACGACATCCATGCTACAGACAAAG TGGTCAATAAGAGGATAACAGGTGGAGCCATGCAGCTGTCCTTCAGCTCCATCACTCTGGACTACTACCCCTTCCACAGAGCAG GTGACAGCTGTGCTCACTGGATGCACTACAGCGAGGCCACCAAAGCCAGAGAGGGTTGGGCGCGGAGCCTGCTCGATGAGTTCAAGTCCAACATGGAGATGTTAAAGACTGCAGTTCGAGACCAGCAGGGCCCGGCTCCTGGACAAGGTTCTCCACAACACg gTAAGATAAGCACCTCTTCCAGCACTTCCTTCAGCCCCCCTCCTCAAAGTCCCAAGACTCAGCTCATGTCCAGCTCCGTTGTTCTCAGGATGGCTGACTTCAGCATCTACCAG gtgtcaACAGCGGACCAGCGTCGCTCCAGCCCAAAGGCCATGATCTCCTGCAATAAGAAGTCCTTGTACCTTCCCTCAGAGATGCCGGCCATCCACGTGGAGTTCACAGAGTACTACTTTCCTGATGGGAAAGACTACCCCA TCCCGTGTCCCAACCTGTACGCCCAGCTGAACGCCCTGCAGCTGGTTCTGGATCCTCGCAGTCTGGTGTGGCTCAATCTTTTCGCCCTCGACCTCAGGCAGAGTCTGGAGCAGTTCATGGAGATCTACAAGCTCAACGACTCGCAGAAACCAGACGAGCATGTTGACATCAAGGTCGACGGCCTCATGCTCAAG TTGGTGATTCCCACCGATCGGGACCCCTCCTGTCCCCCTGACTTGCCTCGCTCCATCTCAGTGCAGACTTCAGAAATGGTTGCCACTAACACCCGGCACCCAGCCAACTGCACCCGTTCCCACCTTGAGGCCCTGTTGCAGTCATTCCAAGAGGAagccttcttctcttcctctttcttctcattCCCtcgttcctcctcctcctcacccctccTCCATCCCGTCTTCCAGCATCACGCTCATGAACAGGACACCAGGTTGCACGACATCTACCGAGGCCTGGTGGTGCCGACGATGGGGGCGAGCGCCCTGAAGATGCCGGCCGCCACTGACTTTTGGGCGTTGCACTTTGCACAGTTCTGGGTGGACTATGAGGGCACCCGTGGAGGCAAAGGGCGGCCTCAGCCCTTTGTGGACTCCTTCCCTCTCACTGTGTGGGCCTGTCAGCCAGCGAAGCTTCTCCAGCACCAGAAGAAGCTGAGAGACGATGCTGGATTGGGTATCCCCAGAAGCACATCTGTAGAGGCTGTGGGACGCCTGCAGAGGAAACGCTTACTAAAGGAGTATTACAGCACTGAGAGTGCACCGACATCGTCTCAAAGCAACAATGCAACACTGCCACCCAGTAACGGACTGCATAAACCCCTCTCATTGGAAAATTtgccttcctcttctccctcttctttgGCATCGTCAAGTACAGATGCTGACATACATGTGTTGGTGCATATCCAGAAGCATTTAAGTGCTCAG gTGAGCCACCGGCAGTATGTGTTTCTGATGCATCTCCAGCGCAGCATCAAAGCCCTGCAGCAGACCTTACAGCAGGACCTGGAGGAGATGGGCTCCAAGAGAGACCGTAAGGATCCCTCCCAGCATTCCGCAGACCACCAGCCCTTCACCGTCTGCCTGGGACTCCTGCTGAAAAGCGCAGAGGTGTCCCTGCTCCTGAAGCCCGTCACCCAGCCAGAGGGTTCAAGATCTCCTCTGGGGTCAGAGCTCTCCCCCTCTGAGAGCCGAGGAACCCTGGAGCCCGGGAACGACGTCGGAGAGGGTACAGAGAAAAGCGAGAAGGGCGGCGAAGGAGCCGGCTCTGGCGCTTGCACTGTAGACCAGCTGCTATGTGGAGAAGGCTCAGAGAGCAGAGCCACGCAGGGTCCCgctcccctcctccccacctCCACTCCCACTACGCGTCCCGACTCTAATCATAAAGCCTCACTGGAGGAGAGGACTTCAACTAAGAACTCTGGGAAGTGGAATTCAGATGAAGGAGGCGAGGTGGGAGCAGATGGGTTGGCTGGGGGCGATGCAATGGTAACTGGACTAGACTCCAAACCCCAGAGTGACATGCTGTCTGACCCACTCTGCAACCAAGACTGGAGCGACAAGGACAAGGCTGCAGCTGGCAAGATGCCTCAGTCAATATCCAG tggTCGTTTGATGCGGGACCGCTCCCAGTCCAGTTTCTCCGTGTCCTATAAGAACATGAAGAAGAGCCCATCCCTGCAGTCCCTGGACAACATCTCCATAGACAGCTACCTGATGGAGGACGGAGACAACTACAGCCTGCTGGAGAGAg ATGACGTGTCCATCTCCGGATTCAAGGACGCAATCAGTGAGCAAAGCGCCACAGAGAGCGGCGCAGAGGCCGTGACTGGTCATGAGCAGGAAGGAGGCGTGTCCCCAGACACCGTTAGCGCCACCTCACAGAGCATTGACGAGCCCACCAAAGATATT GTGTCGGTGCTGGTGTTGAAggtgcagtctgtgtgtgtgggcatggaGGTGTTGGGCGAGAGCACGGCCGTGGCTTTGGAGGTGGGCCGTGTCACACCCAGCCAGCTGGGCAACGTCAGCCTCAGACAGTACCTCAGCAACCGCAGCCTGG GTATGGTGTGTTCAGTACCAATACCTGCTCAAAGCAGCCAAG CTGGTGGCGACATCAGCTCCGCGTCCGTCAAGGGCTACCACAGTCCGGAGGTGCGGGCTCGGCTGGAGAGCGGGCCCTGCGCCGCGGCCCACTCCCCGCTGGCTGAACGCAACGGCTTCCTGCAGCTTCGTCTCCACGGATACCGGGCAAGCTTCCTGATGTCCACGCTGCAAAACCTGGCCCACTTCCTGGAGGACGACTCTGCGCCGCAGGTCCTGCCCATGGAGATCAGCGTCAGGGACACGCACGTCAACTTAAAG GATGACGGCCCCCGTGACAATCCCTCCGACTCGACGCCGATCACCCTGCACGTTGACAGTCTCGTCATACACAGGAGAGACGATGGGTCCTTTTCTATAGGag TGGAAGACGCAGCCGAGGCCAAACCCCGGAAAGAGGGCgcgttgattgacagctcacTGAGTCCAGTCCCCGAGGCTGCGGGCGGCATTACGAAGGCCACGCAAACCCAAACTCAAGCCCAAGCCccgccccccaccccacctccaaccacccctcctccatcctctaGAGAAAAG atgctgATCGAGGAGAACGAATGTTTAAAAGTGGAGCTGTCCCGAGCCAAGATGGCGCTGGCCGAGGCTCAGATGGAGAAGGACTCGCTGCTGCACCGCATGAAGAGCCTCAAATTCAGCACCAGCTAG